Within Luteitalea sp., the genomic segment AATGCCCGCTGGCACGAATCGCGTCGTACATGGCATCCGGGGCCAGGTCCGCGCCGTTAGGCCAGGTCACGGCGCCCAACTCGATGCGCACCTGTCGGAAACAGGCTGGGTCGCGCAGCGGCTCGAAAAGTGTCCCGTCGATAGCTGGGCTCTCGATGAACGCACGAAGCTGTACGTCTCCGGCCGTCCCGTCGACGAAGACCACGTGCAGGCGGAAGTCCTCGTCCGGGCGCACGGAAACGATCCGCCAAGGTGCAGCTGACCGAGGGGGCGGCGCTACTCCAGCGGGGGAATGGGGTTGGGTGGTTTCAATTGGCGGCATAGCTCCCAATCCTCCATCAACGAATCCCGGTTCGTCACAGCCCATTCGAGCACCAGCGCCAGGGCGCGGCGCGGGAGATGTCCTCGCATGACGCGAAGCTCTCGAATGTCGATGATGGCCTCGTATTCGCCGTACGTCGCATGGAAGTGCGGCGGCCCGTGTTCTCGCCAGAACATCTGCACGACGATGCCAAAGAACACGCTGATCGTCGGCATCCGTCACGACACCGAGGAGGCTGGACGAACCAGAACGGGCTCCACGTCACGAGTCTACGCAAAACAGCTCGGGAGCGCCATCCCGCATGAGGGGCAGCGCCTGATGTTCGCCGAGCCTCAAGGCGGCCGCAGGGTCAGGACAGAATCTGACCGCGAGCTGAACCGAGCCCGGTCCCCCAGTCCCCTGCTTCGACCGAACATCCGCGTCGACCACGAAACAGCTTGCTATTGAACCAGGCGACCGGGTCGGCGAACAGCGGCTGATTGAAGACGTCGAACAGCTCACGCCGCAACTGCAGCCGTACCGCGCTGGTGCGGGTGGTGCTCTCGACGCAGCAGCACGTCCACCTGCCACGCGTCGAACCCGCAGACGGATTGGCGCTCGAGATTGCCTGCCCGCCGATAGGTCGGCGACTAGCAAGCTGTGGTGGTACCCGCTCGAGGTTATCCGACATTGGCCGATCCCTTTCTTCGTGGCCGGCGCAACTGATAGTGTGTGGGCGCCGTCGACGTTACACGGCTGCAGCTCGCGACGGCTGCTGGAGCAATCTAGGAAGGTTCTCGAGATGAGCACAATCCTCCACTCGATGTTCTTGTTCGTGACCGCCGGGCTCTGCGAGATCGGCGG encodes:
- a CDS encoding DUF2442 domain-containing protein gives rise to the protein MPPIETTQPHSPAGVAPPPRSAAPWRIVSVRPDEDFRLHVVFVDGTAGDVQLRAFIESPAIDGTLFEPLRDPACFRQVRIELGAVTWPNGADLAPDAMYDAIRASGHWVLPA
- a CDS encoding DUF4160 domain-containing protein, with protein sequence MPTISVFFGIVVQMFWREHGPPHFHATYGEYEAIIDIRELRVMRGHLPRRALALVLEWAVTNRDSLMEDWELCRQLKPPNPIPPLE